The following coding sequences lie in one Micromonospora sp. R77 genomic window:
- a CDS encoding DUF3048 domain-containing protein, which translates to MNRRQMLRAALVPAVVIGLGTACSEPQPAGSTDVVDPGTAAPTSASPTPSQPAAPLTGLPVAAAAVAARPAVAVPIRVSPATTPAGLGSADLVYAEFAESDTLHLTAVFHSKDAAKVGPVTEIRPVDIRSLGVLHPFVGYAGGPTGFLTQFENSKLAGVTPADDGDKVFAGDQTSTAALWKAAPKGAQPPPSVLDYATPGSALAGRDVTPAQELTISVPGGPPQVWRYDAAKSTWVGKVGTATVTAASVLVLTMEYKTLDVRKPSPRSLPSANVFGEGAVVAVSGPSGAKGKWRKPGLDLVCNITDLNGELLHPTPGNAWVFYVPSSAKVTLR; encoded by the coding sequence GTGAACCGACGGCAGATGCTCCGCGCCGCCCTCGTCCCGGCCGTCGTGATCGGCCTCGGCACGGCCTGCAGCGAGCCACAACCGGCCGGCAGCACCGACGTGGTCGACCCCGGCACGGCCGCCCCGACCAGCGCCAGCCCGACCCCGAGCCAGCCGGCGGCGCCGCTGACCGGCCTGCCGGTCGCCGCCGCGGCGGTCGCCGCCCGACCCGCGGTCGCGGTGCCGATCCGGGTCAGCCCGGCCACCACGCCGGCCGGGCTCGGCTCGGCGGACCTGGTCTACGCCGAGTTCGCCGAGTCCGACACGCTGCACCTGACCGCCGTCTTCCACTCGAAGGACGCGGCCAAGGTCGGGCCGGTCACCGAGATCCGCCCGGTCGACATCCGGTCACTCGGTGTGCTGCACCCGTTCGTCGGCTATGCCGGCGGGCCGACCGGGTTCCTCACCCAGTTCGAGAACTCCAAGCTCGCCGGGGTGACCCCCGCCGACGACGGTGACAAGGTGTTCGCCGGCGACCAGACGTCCACCGCGGCGCTGTGGAAGGCGGCCCCGAAGGGTGCGCAGCCGCCGCCGAGCGTGCTCGACTACGCGACCCCCGGCTCGGCGCTGGCCGGCCGGGACGTGACACCGGCCCAGGAGCTGACCATCAGCGTCCCCGGTGGTCCGCCGCAGGTCTGGCGGTACGACGCGGCCAAGTCGACCTGGGTCGGCAAGGTCGGCACCGCCACGGTCACCGCAGCCAGCGTGCTGGTCCTCACCATGGAATACAAGACGCTCGACGTGCGGAAGCCCTCGCCGCGCTCGCTGCCCTCGGCGAACGTCTTCGGCGAGGGGGCCGTGGTGGCGGTCTCCGGTCCGTCGGGTGCCAAGGGCAAGTGGCGCAAGCCCGGGCTCGACCTGGTCTGCAACATCACCGACCTCAACGGCGAACTGCTGCACCCGACGCCCGGCAACGCGTGGGTGTTCTACGTGCCGAGCAGCGCCAAGGTCACTCTCAGATGA
- a CDS encoding O-antigen ligase gives MSTVTPNRPARGSASVVGVPVSPVATPAPARPKSWSLRLPKAWPLTALFVLYPVWWALGVASFVVVILAVPMAVQLYRRGPVRVPPGFGIWLVLLLWVLLSVVMLDLTAPDTLPPGGGGRYIGWAIRLANYVATTVVMLYVFNLSERELPRRQVIRNFGFMGVVVVIGGWVGSLFPTGGFVAPLRFVLPPSIASQPFVASLMDVKFAQVQQVIVGEATSPRPSAPFAYTNSWGENTAVLLIWLIVGWVVLGGPVRRVLGIAIALAAVFPIVYSLNRGLWIGLGISAVYVAVRMALRGRMAVLGGLALAVGLIGILIIATPLGKTFDERLQNGHSDEIRTTLSESALTAANHSPVLGYGGNRALIGSNRSIAIGKTDDCKQCGNRELGSNGQLWALLVGQGYVGALCYNGFFLYSLWRYRRDHSAIGIAGSLVLVLMLFFQFTYGAMEATLAYGLISVALLARNDRLRRAVAPAPPLGTVGGLRARLEAAGDR, from the coding sequence ATGAGTACGGTCACCCCGAACCGCCCGGCCCGCGGCTCGGCGTCGGTCGTCGGCGTACCGGTCTCGCCGGTGGCCACGCCGGCGCCCGCCCGGCCGAAGTCCTGGTCGCTGCGGCTGCCCAAGGCCTGGCCGCTGACCGCGCTGTTCGTGCTCTACCCGGTGTGGTGGGCGCTCGGGGTGGCCTCCTTCGTCGTCGTCATCCTGGCCGTGCCGATGGCGGTGCAGCTCTACCGGCGCGGCCCGGTACGGGTCCCGCCGGGCTTCGGCATCTGGTTGGTGCTGCTGCTCTGGGTGCTGCTGTCGGTGGTGATGCTCGACCTCACCGCGCCGGACACGCTCCCGCCGGGCGGCGGCGGCCGGTACATCGGCTGGGCGATCCGGCTGGCGAACTACGTGGCGACGACCGTGGTCATGCTCTACGTGTTCAACCTGAGCGAGCGGGAACTGCCCCGGCGCCAGGTGATCCGCAACTTCGGCTTCATGGGCGTCGTCGTGGTGATCGGCGGCTGGGTGGGCTCGCTCTTCCCCACCGGGGGCTTCGTCGCGCCGCTGCGCTTCGTGCTGCCGCCCTCGATCGCCAGCCAACCCTTCGTCGCCTCGCTGATGGACGTCAAGTTCGCCCAGGTCCAGCAGGTGATCGTCGGCGAGGCGACTTCACCCCGGCCGTCGGCGCCCTTCGCGTACACCAACTCGTGGGGTGAGAACACCGCCGTCCTGCTGATCTGGCTGATCGTCGGCTGGGTGGTGCTGGGCGGCCCGGTGCGGCGGGTGCTCGGCATCGCGATCGCCCTGGCCGCGGTCTTCCCGATCGTCTACTCGCTCAACCGGGGCCTCTGGATCGGTCTCGGCATCTCCGCGGTCTACGTGGCGGTCCGGATGGCGTTGCGCGGCCGGATGGCGGTGCTCGGCGGGTTGGCCCTGGCGGTGGGGTTGATCGGCATCCTGATCATCGCCACTCCGCTCGGCAAGACCTTCGACGAGCGGCTGCAGAACGGCCACAGCGACGAGATCCGCACCACCCTCTCCGAGTCGGCCCTCACCGCCGCGAACCACTCGCCCGTGCTCGGGTACGGCGGCAACCGGGCGCTGATCGGCAGCAACCGCTCCATCGCGATCGGTAAGACCGACGACTGCAAGCAGTGCGGCAACCGGGAGCTGGGCAGCAACGGCCAGCTCTGGGCGTTGCTGGTCGGCCAGGGCTATGTCGGCGCGCTCTGCTACAACGGGTTCTTCCTCTACAGCCTCTGGCGCTACCGCCGCGACCACAGCGCGATCGGGATCGCCGGCAGCCTCGTGCTCGTCCTGATGCTCTTCTTCCAGTTCACCTATGGCGCAATGGAAGCCACCCTCGCCTACGGCCTGATCTCGGTCGCCCTGCTCGCCCGCAACGACCGGCTGCGCCGGGCCGTCGCGCCGGCGCCGCCGTTGGGCACCGTGGGCGGGCTACGGGCCCGACTCGAAGCAGCCGGTGACCGCTGA